In Pirellulales bacterium, the sequence GTGCTGGCCGTTTGTTGCCTCTTGGCCGCGCTCGGCCGATGCCGTCGATTGGGGCCATGAGCCGATGACGGGTGACACTGGCCAGCAACGTCGGCCAGTGCGGCCTCGCGAGCTGACGTCGGTCGTGCTGGGAGACCATCGTGCTGAATTGTTTTTAGTGATCGCTCGCTTAGCCAAATGGCGCCGCGTCTGGACCGCACGCCGGCACTGGCCGACCGCGCTGGCCAGTGCCACCCGACCGATTCGCGTCTCGTCGCCGTCATTCCCCAATCAGCACCTTCTTCGCCGGCTTCAAGTGGGCGTCGTCGAGTTTATCGACCGACCAGAGCAAGCCGCGGGTGATGAGGTCGAGATAGCGGTCATTGCCGACGGTCTCGTTGTTGTGGCCGAGGGTCGTGGCGAAGACGCGCGTCTTGCCGTTGTAGAGGTTGGTCCAGACGACGACATCGTCATCGACCACATCCTTGCCTGCCTTTTTATAAGCTTGTGTTCCACGAGCCAGCGGATGGGCCGTGTCGAGCAGTTTGCCGGCGATGTTGTTGTACAGCTCCTCGTGAATTGTCGTCCAATCGGCCATACCCTTGGTGATCGGGTTCTCCTTGTCGGTGAATTTGAGTCCGATCGGCAATTGCGCGCCGTGGCCGGTCGTTTGCAAGCCCGTGAACTCGAACCACGGTGTCACTTTGTCGGGCCAGCCCGCGCTGCGGTAGCAATGCATGCCGCAATGCAGGACGACTGCCGGCAGGCCATCGCGATGCGGTTGGAGGATTCGGTCGATGATCGCCAGGTCCTTCACATCGGCCGAGCATTCGTCGTGAACGACCACGTCGTAGCCCTTCGACCAATCTGGATTCTCGTAGATTGGATTCAAATGCTTCGTTCCCGTGTCGGGATCGTAGGCGATCGTCCAAACGACATTCGCCTTCGACGAGATTCCTTTGGTGATAATGTCCTTTTGATGGGCATAGTCATGGCAGCAGCCGCCGAGGACTAACAGCGCCCGGATCGGCTTATCCGGCTCATCGGCGCGAGCCGAATCGGCTCGAGCCAAACCAAACACCGCAGCGGAAAGGACGGCGACGACCGATGTGAAGCTCAAGCCAAGCGTGAATCGTGTCATTCGAGTGCTCCATGACCGGCGCGGCCGGTAGTTGGTGGGAATGGATGCGGCTCGTTTATTGTGGGCGCGCCGCATGGGGATTTGGTTTCTCATCGTACCATCCCAAACCGCCATTGTCGCGATTCTCAGGAGCAGAAAATTCACGGCATCTCCGTACATTTGTCGCTGGCCGCCCCAGCCACCCAATTGCCAGCCGCGCCAATGACCGTCACAATGCGACTAGATGTGCGATGCTCCGCGCTAATTCTAAATCGCCGAGGAATGCGGATTCTTTAGCCTCCGACCTCCGACCTCCGACCTCCGACCTCCGACCTCCGACCTCCGACCTCCGACCTCCGACCTCCGACCTCCGACCTCCGACCTCCGACCT encodes:
- a CDS encoding ThuA domain-containing protein, with amino-acid sequence MTRFTLGLSFTSVVAVLSAAVFGLARADSARADEPDKPIRALLVLGGCCHDYAHQKDIITKGISSKANVVWTIAYDPDTGTKHLNPIYENPDWSKGYDVVVHDECSADVKDLAIIDRILQPHRDGLPAVVLHCGMHCYRSAGWPDKVTPWFEFTGLQTTGHGAQLPIGLKFTDKENPITKGMADWTTIHEELYNNIAGKLLDTAHPLARGTQAYKKAGKDVVDDDVVVWTNLYNGKTRVFATTLGHNNETVGNDRYLDLITRGLLWSVDKLDDAHLKPAKKVLIGE